A portion of the Nitrospirota bacterium genome contains these proteins:
- a CDS encoding FtsX-like permease family protein, protein MLRYLSLTFLALQNLRRRPYRTYALLIAVAIVSGAVFSTAILIMGVDNSLKLGLSKFGADMIVVPKGALVSMKSALLTGEASIFYMNEDIMRDAPTIKGVKNVSPQVFLTTAEGECCAIGNAFVVGFDPATDFTVMPWLEEKLDEPFGDFRAVVGGLNPYNTGDNITFYGQNLRVYGKLGKTGVGLYDNAVFITMETAYELSEKSKNNPRVVPLALDRGKISAVLIRLDVGAKPELVNFTLSKNPDVKVITAGNIITSVRQNLVALFSGTFILSVVLIVANVMMISAIFSTIINERRRELGLLRAIGARKHSIFRLIVYESAMLTALGGISGIIVGGMILRIYQRTIIFNLKALNMPYIWPSISSMLFLALIAVGLSVIVGIVGASYPALIGSKMHPYDAIRGGE, encoded by the coding sequence ATGCTTAGATACCTTAGCCTTACATTCCTTGCGTTACAGAACCTCCGTAGAAGACCATATAGAACCTATGCCCTTTTGATTGCGGTTGCCATAGTGAGTGGTGCAGTATTTTCTACTGCGATATTAATAATGGGTGTAGATAATAGTTTAAAGTTGGGGCTTTCGAAATTCGGGGCTGATATGATTGTTGTTCCCAAAGGTGCACTGGTCAGCATGAAATCTGCACTCCTAACAGGAGAGGCATCAATCTTTTATATGAATGAAGATATAATGCGGGATGCCCCAACCATCAAAGGGGTGAAGAATGTCTCTCCACAGGTATTCCTTACAACTGCAGAAGGTGAATGTTGTGCTATAGGTAATGCCTTTGTCGTCGGTTTTGATCCTGCTACTGATTTTACTGTGATGCCCTGGCTCGAAGAGAAACTCGATGAACCCTTTGGCGACTTCCGGGCAGTTGTCGGGGGATTAAACCCTTACAACACAGGAGATAACATAACTTTTTATGGTCAGAACTTAAGGGTCTACGGGAAACTCGGCAAAACAGGCGTAGGTCTTTATGATAATGCTGTCTTTATAACAATGGAGACGGCATATGAGCTGTCCGAAAAATCCAAGAACAATCCCAGGGTGGTACCACTTGCTCTGGATAGAGGTAAGATTTCAGCAGTCCTGATCCGGCTTGATGTTGGTGCAAAACCAGAACTAGTAAACTTTACTCTCAGCAAAAACCCTGATGTTAAGGTCATTACTGCGGGGAATATAATCACATCTGTAAGACAGAATCTCGTAGCCCTTTTCAGCGGGACATTTATCTTAAGTGTGGTACTCATCGTCGCAAACGTCATGATGATAAGCGCAATCTTCTCAACAATCATAAATGAAAGAAGAAGAGAACTTGGATTATTAAGGGCTATTGGAGCAAGAAAGCACTCAATTTTTAGATTAATAGTATATGAATCAGCAATGCTTACTGCACTTGGTGGCATATCAGGGATTATAGTTGGAGGGATGATATTGAGGATATATCAAAGAACAATTATCTTTAATCTGAAGGCACTTAATATGCCGTATATCTGGCCCTCTATATCTTCGATGCTGTTTCTTGCATTAATTGCTGTAGGACTATCTGTGATCGTTGGAATTGTTGGAGCTTCATATCCAGCACTTATCGGCAGTAAGATGCACCCCTATGATGCTATAAGGGGAGGTGAGTAG
- a CDS encoding DUF2892 domain-containing protein produces MTLERWLRVITGILILISLALAFLYESEKWLYITGIFGFNLFQSGFTNWCPIMAVLRVLGIGKKQGKEK; encoded by the coding sequence ATGACACTTGAGAGGTGGCTGAGAGTAATAACAGGTATTTTAATACTCATAAGCCTTGCACTTGCATTTCTTTACGAGAGTGAAAAATGGCTATATATCACTGGAATCTTCGGTTTTAACCTTTTTCAATCGGGTTTCACAAACTGGTGCCCCATAATGGCAGTTCTCAGAGTACTGGGGATAGGCAAAAAGCAAGGCAAAGAAAAATAA